A region of the Apium graveolens cultivar Ventura chromosome 6, ASM990537v1, whole genome shotgun sequence genome:
tttataaaaaacattacttcgttgaaaatatttaagttcggcaaaaaatgaacatgtttataaaataatatgttttatcaatgttatcCAAATATATTTAATGTACTTACTATGTATTCTTTCATTATTTCAccaaaaaattatataaataatattattaatcatgaatatgtaatatatatatgtgtgtttaaagtattatttatatttatagtaaatgcaaattcataaatatataagaaaatatattagaataatcgTATTTTAACCATCCTTTTTCAGGCTTTTAATCGGGTCAGGCCGGGCCAAGTccgggcttttaaccgggccgggccgggctttgcctaaaaatatagggcccgttGAGGCCCTAAGCCCGGATCGGGCCGGGCTTAACCGGGCTTTGACCGGATGGTGCCGGGCTAGATTTTCGGGCCCGGACGTTTTGTGCATCTCTACCCTCCTCTTCATCTATCCTGTATTCTTTATTAACCCCCTTCATTTTTTGAAGAAGCTTCGTCATTTATGTTTTCGTGGAAATAGTCAAAATGGTCCATTTTTGGCAGTTAAGTGTAGGGCTGCACAGAATTCCGGTCTGGACCTGTAacccggaccggaccgggtctaCCGGTCCAAGACCCAGATCGGACCGAACATACCCGGTCCGGTCCCCGGTCCTTATAATTGAAAAAATCCGGTCttcggtccggtccggtccaAGACCTGAAAAAATCCGGTTCAAACCTGAATGGACCTaaattcatatatataattatttatctttaCTTTATGGCTTATAAGatcatatataaatattaaacaTTCACCCATATCATATTTTAATGATCCAAATTAATagataataaattaatataatgAAATAAATCGATACTACAGTTTAAATTAATACTTTCGTACTTCATGTGATAAAACATTGATATTCATAAacttaaaaattaatatttacttttaaaataataagatatgcacttattttttaaaattttattgaCGTACCAagtaacaaactttttaatctttataaatttgaaagaaaaattaaaataaaattacataaataaatttcttttatataaatattaattaaatcgGTCCAAATCGGTCCGGTTCCGGTCCAAACCGGGATTTttcggtccggtccggtccggtccaaAGACCGTATAAAGCCGTTCCGGTCCTCGGTccttaattttaaaaaatttcggtcttcggttcggtccggtccgGTTTTTAACCTTTATGCAGCCCTCGTTAAGTGAAGTTGCACTAGGCTATATCCTGTAGTTTTTGATACAGAGTTCAATAAGGTTGTGTTTCTGGGCCGGGAAAAACCAATTACAAACATGAGTTTAAGACTTGAGCATTAAAAATTGGGTTTTTTTTTGTAATATGTCccattttagaaaatgttttacaaATATGTCCTACTTTTAAtggtaattataaatatattctaaaatttatttttttcaatttaaATGTAATCATAGTTAATTTTAATCCTACACATCTTTAATGGACTTTATTATCCCTaccttttaaataaaaatatcaaaaactAAAACACAAAAATATATTATACTGGTCAAACATGTAGTAGCACCGAGAATTAGAAATAATCTGCTTTATCATGTATAGTGTTGTGTTAGCAAAAGGTGCAATAGACATGGAAACCTTTGTTGCTACAAGAGAATTTCCGATACTCCAATCCCTTAGCTAAAAATTTATGTGCCATAtcataattataattataaaaattatttaaaaataatgtGTCCTTCAATGATGCAAATTTATTAGCTGAAATTTTAGATAATGCAGTAATATGCCACATGaagttttaatattttaataatatgcCCTCCAATGGTGTAAATTTTAATATTTGTTGAATCTCTGAAGACCTGTAATAATATGACAAATTATTTGATTAtcatattaaaataaaatattttatttataacaaacaaaaataataattatatactatttttaaaatatagtcaATCATTATAGTACAATATTTTTAAAGTTCagtaaaattttaattttaaataatcaatattttaattatttaaaactaTTGAAAATGCTCTATCACGGAATAAACAAATTTGACACGCGCAGTGTACATGCCACTATCTCATAAAAGCATGTGCAGCGCAAGCTCAACTGGATGACTTGGCGGTGAGAGAGAGTAAGTCAGGCTTTCTATATGCATTGGAGTAAAGCAATAAAGTTGGTCAAGCCTAGCAAGTTGGGCTTGGCCAACTCTGATCAGCTgagttatttttttattttttaattatattttatctctccTCCCTTTACCTGTGTTGCATGTGATGCTTGTATATAACGTTAATATTAACGTTATGAACCTGAAAAAGTAGTAAACCGTTGTAAATTTCATTAACGGTTATAATTTTGCCACTATAAATATGTAAATTTCATGTGTATTTTTTTTACACTTATAATCTATATCAAAAAAATTCTAACCTGAAAAAATGAATCCCCATCAAAATTCACCTTCAAATCTTTAAAATACAAATCCGAATTCTCAATCCTCGAATACCCAATTTCTGTATCCATTTCCGAATTCTTATTTTCCGTTTGCCCAAAATACAAATATCAATAATTCTCAATTTTCTAGTTCACAAAATTCGTATTATAATCCACAAGCGCCAAATTTTCAATTTCCATTTCCTAACCCTTTTTTCTTCTATACTCAAAAATTCACAATTTGCGTATGGTTCAAATTTTCAAACAACACCTCCACATTTCGGAAACCAACAAACACCTACCACTAACCAAAATTCTCCGCACTCACACAGTTCTTTTATTGATGCTACAAATGTTATTGATCTAAATGATGATGTTAATGAATTCGACGACACGCGAAAAAATATAACTCAGTGGAGTGGGAATGAAGATCAACTATTAATTAGCGCATGGTTGAATGTGTCAACTGATCCTGTGATCGGGGCATATCAAAAAGGAAAAAGGAGAAGTATGTTGGGATCGAATTCAAAAGTATTGTGAAGAGAGTAATCCCGGGCTTATCAAAAGAGGGGTTGTGGCTATAAAAAAATGGCAACGAATAAATGAAGGAGCTCAAATATTTGGAGCATATTGTGATCAAGCTGTCCGAAAAATGGGAAGTGGTACAAATCTTGAGAACATAATTTCGGAAGCTCATGCGTTCCATAAAACTAAGTACAAAAAGAAGTCCAATTTTGAACTACATTATAATGAGCTAAACAGACAACCCAAGTGGAGAACTTCTTCAACAAATAGTGGAAGTGCAAAGAGAATTAAGTGATTCTGGAAATTATTAATCATCGATGAATGAAACACCGATAGATGAGAATGTTGTTGAATCTCCGGTTCGTCCCAAAGATACAAAAGCTGCGAAGAGAAAGGGAAAAGGAAAGGCAAAATCAAGTGCTGCTGAAGAGTATGAAAAGATAAAAGTGGATACATGCATGAGATTGGATTTAATGGTGTATTTTAATGATCTAAAGCAAAAGGAGGTAAAAACAAAATAGAAAGAGATAGATATGCAGCTTCTTATGCTTGATACTAGTATAATGAATGAGGCTCAACGAGAGATTCATGCCAAAATGATCGAGGAAGTCAAATTGAGACGAATGTAGGTCATGAACGTTTAGAGAGAGATTATTTTGCTCAAAATCCAGCTTACCCTTTGGAGACATTCTGAAGAAGATTTCGAATGGGAAGACACGTGTTCCTTCGAATTGTGGATGCTCTTTCAAATTTTGATCCATATTTTCAGCAGATGAGTGATGCGTTGGGAAGAAAGGGTCTATCACCTTTACAAAAATGCACGGCAGCCATACGTATGCTAGCATATGAAATTGGAGTAGATGTAGTTGATGATTATGTGCGTATTGGTACGTCCAGTGCAATTGAATGTTAAAAAAATTTTGTTACCAATGTTATTTTAATTTTTGAGGCTGAATATTTTCGAAAACCAAACTCAAGAGATGTACAACATCTCCTAAAGGATATGATGGGTAGTATTGACTGCATGCATTGGCAATGGAAAAATTGTCCCAAGGCATGGAATGGGATGTTCATGAGTGGTCATAAAAGAGTTCCAACAATATTACTTGAAGTTGTTGCCTCATCAGACCTATAGATATGGCATGCATTTTTCGATGTTGCTGGATCTAATAACGACATAAATGTGTTATATTGGTCACCGATATTTGATGATGTACTAGAAGGTCGTGCTCTGAGGTAAATTACAATTTGAATGGTAACAATTATAACATGGGGTACTATCTAGCAGATTGAATCTATCCAGAATGGCCTACATTCGTGAAAACAATTCCACGCCCGCAAGGTGAGAAGAGAAAATTGTTCTCCAAATATCAAGAAAGCCGACGAAAAGATGTAGAAAGAGCATTCGGCGTGTTGCAGTCTCGATTTGCAATATTATGTGGTCCAGCAAGATTTTGGGATAGAGCAGATCTCGCTAAAATAATGAGAGCATGTATTATATTACATAATATGATTGTTGAAGATGAACGAGACACATATGCCACTCCCTTTGGTCCTTTACCATCTTACGATGATGCTACAAATGGCTTACCACCTCCAAATTTAGGCGAAGAAAAGTTAGCTTCTTATGAAACATATATTCAGAGAAATATCCAAATTCTTGACAGACAGAAACATCATCAACTACAATCCGACATGGTCGAGCATATCTCAAGTATTCATAATAGTGGCTAATTTATTTAAAATGTAATGTTTTAAGTTAAATTGTATTTGtaatgtttttcttttttttttttacaaaaaaacaTTCTTGCATTATATTAAATCAAAGGTTACTACATCCGATAAGAAGCTGGGAACATACTCCCACTCCTGCAAGCCTGACATAGAATGAGATGCCCTTGCCAACACGTGAGCAACTTCATTCGCACACCTATGCACAAAATGCACTAGCATACTATCAAAATGCTTTAATAAATCAACACATTCACTCACAATAGAATGAAAATAAGACCTCCCTGACGATCCATTACACGCCTCCGCTAATAGCTTTGAATCCGTCTAAAAAATGCACCGTGTAAACCCCTGAGTTTTGACCTAAGATAATACTTCCTTTAATCCCAGTGCTTATGCTTCTCTGGGTGACCAAGATCCTAAAATATGTTTGCACATAGCTCGTAGGAAACCACCTATATCATCCCTGATTACTCCTCCAATACCAATAACCTCTAAACTACCAAATATAGCTACATCGATATTGACTTTCACCCAGCCTCCTTGTGGTTTCTGCCATTTTCTTACACTCCCATTTACCGCTGCTATACCTCTGGATTCCTCCTGTGTTGCCTTCCATTCTGCTAACAGCCTTAATGTTGCACTCTTTAGCCCAAAAACTGTCACTGCAATCTTATTCCACACCCATTTATTTCATCGATTCCATATGCCCCAGCATGTTATTGCTAATAATACACATTGTTCATGTGTGCCACTTCCAAAAAGACGTTTAAACATGTGAAAGATTGATTCTCCTGGTATCACTTGAACAAAGTGCATCATCTGAATTGCTTCCCAAACCTGTCGAGCAAAACTACAACAAAAAAGAACATGGATTGTGTCTTCATCACCCTCATGATACCAACTGCATTTACAATCTATATTCACTCTATTTTCCCTCAAGGCTATAGCAGTTGGTAAGCATGATCTACATATCTTCCATAACAAAACTTTAACTTTCCCAGGGACCATTAAGCTCCATACCTTCTTCCAAAATGATGCATCTGAAGTATCACATTCCTCCACTAAACGGCGATAATAGCTCTTCACAGTAAACATACCCTTCCCATCAAACAACCACATCCATGAATCTTGTTTATCCGAATTTGACAGATGGAGTTTATTAATCATCCTGATATCTCTATCATTAAAGATATCTGCTAGAATTTCCTCGTCCCATCTTCTATCATTCATTGTCATCAGTCTTGCCACCCTTATATTTTCAAGTTCTTGGAATATAGTTGTTGTCACATAACCATTTTCCACATTTAGAAGCCATGGATCCTTCCACACAAACGTATCCTCTCCTGTACCAATATTTCTTCGACAACCTTGTCTTAACACCTCCTGTCTAACAATAATACTTCACCACATATAACTTGGGTTGTCACCAATCCGTGCCCTCAAAAAATCCGTATTCGGGTAATACCGAGCCTTCACAATCTTTGTAACCAAAGGATTCATCTCATTCATTAACCGCCAACCTTGCTTGCCTAGCATCGCAATATTAAACTTTTGAAGGTCCTTAAAACCCAAACCTCCCCCTTCTTTCACCATACAAAGCCTGTCCCATGCCATCCAACATACTCCCGTTCTATTACTTCCACTCTCCCACCAAAACCCGTTCATATGACGTTGGATTTTAGTACATACCTCTGCTGGTATAAGCAACAAATTCATCCAGAAATTGGGTATTGGTTACGCCCCTGATTTCAACAGCACACACTTGCCTGCTTTCGATAATGTTTTACTCCCCCACCCTCTCAACTTCATACAAATTctatcatttaaaaaattaaacaCTTCATTCTTTCTTCTTCCCACTCCCATTGGTAAACCCAAATATTATCCTGGACTACTTATTTCATCAATCTCCAACATACCACAAATAAGTTCTCGAGTCTGTGTAGGTGTATTCGGACTAAATGTAATGGCAGATTTATTAAAGTTGACAACCTGACCAGATAACACCTTATACCTCTTTATAATGTTCTTCATAATctatcatttaaaaaattaaacaCTTCATTCTTTCTTCTTCCCACTCCCATTGGTAAACCCAAATATTATCCTGGACTACTTATTTCATCAATCTCCAATATACCACAAATAAGTTCTCGAGTCTGTGTAGGTGTATTCGGACTAAATGTAATGGCAGATTTATTAAAGTTGACAACCTGACCAGATAACACCTTATACCTCTTTATAATGTTCTTCATAATCCTTGCTTCTGCCTCACTCGCCCTGAAGAAAAGGTAACAATCATCGGCAAAAAGTAGGTGCGAGATGGGTAGTGCCCCCTAGCAACACTACAACCATGAATCAACCCTACCTTTTCATTTCGTTTAATAATTGCACTTAAGGCCTCAGCACACAGAATATATAAATAGGGAGAAATAGGGCCTCCTTACCGTATCCCCCTTTGAGGCCTCACATTACCAAAAATCTGCCCTTGCTGAGTAAAGCTATACATCACAGATTTAACACATTTCATAATTCTGCTAATCCAGGTGTCGTTAAATCCATATTTTATCATCATCCCTTCAATGAAATCCCATTCCAGCCTGTCATATGCCTTTGATACATCAATTTTCAATCTGGCTACACCATTGCTTCCCTGAGTTCTACGTTTAATATAGTGGTTCACTTCAAATACAATAAGAGCATTGTATGTTAATAATCTCCCCTCAATGAATGCGCTCTGATTTGGCGATATTAACATTGGAAGACAATTCTTCAATCTATTAGCTAGAACCTTTGACAAGATTCTAACCAACACATTACAGAGAGATATTGGTCGTAACTCTGTCATGCATTGAGGCTGTCTCACCTTCGGGATTAAGCAGACCACTGTACAGTTAATATCATCCTCCAAAAAACCAGTTTCAAAAAAATTCCTGCAAAACTCTACCACATCATGTTGTACTATGCTTCAGTAGGCCTGGTAAAATGTTGGGTTCAACCCGTCGTAGCCCGGTGCCTTATCTGCGTGCATCGAAAACACAGTTGTTTTAACTTCTTCACTGGAAATAGGCTGCATCAACTTCTCGTTTTGCTCATCCGTAACACGCTGCAACTCCTCTCTGTCTAATAACTGACCTGAAACTCTTGTCGAGGCAAAAAACTCCGAGAAATACTCCACAATAACACTCTGTATCCCTTGTACACTTTCAACCCATTCACCGTTTTTATCTCGCAATTTAGATATATGATTATTCCTTTTTCTACCCGAGGCATAATTATGGAGAAACCGAGTATTATGATCTCCCTCCCGTAGCCAAAACTGCTTAGACCTTTGTTTCCAGTAAATCTCTTGACGTTCTAGTAATTTCAAAAACTCATCTCTGGCTTCATTATATTTCTGCACCCCATATTCATCCCTCCTTGATCGCAACTTTCTCATCATCCAGCTACAGTTTTTAATCTTATTCTTCAACTCCTTAACCTTTCCTCCTCTCCATTCATCTAATTTCAAATAGCAGTATTCAATTTTATTTAATATACCTTCAACACCCCTCACATTTCAGCTGTCCTTAATTATATTTAGGCACTCAGTATCCTTAATCCACATATTTTCAAATCTAAACCTCCTAGCTTTAGGTAAGTAAATCTGAGACATCAAATTAAGGACTAAGGGATAGTGATATGAAGTAGATACCTCTAACACGTGAATTTATGTATTTGGAAATAGTTGACGCCAGCTTTGATTCGCAAAACCCCTGTCCAGCCTTTCTTGAATCCATCCCGGAGTCCCTTGAGATTTCTCCCACGTAAAAGAACCCCCAGTAAAACCAAGATCTTCCAAGCCACACTCTGCAATCACTTCACCAAAACCTATCAAGAAATTATTTGGATGTGGACGACCTCCTTCTTTTTCGAAACTAAACAACATGTCATTGAAATCTCCTACAATACACCATGGTAGCTGTGACTTTGATGCCAACTCCCGTAATATGTTCCACGATTTTTGTCGTGTAGTTCTCTCCGGACAACCATAAAAGCCGGTGTAGCGCCATCGACCGATCTGCTCACATTCAACTTCAAAATTAATATAATTAGAACAGCTGCCTTTGATTTCAACAACTCCCTCATTTCTCCACATTAGAGCTAAACCTCCCCCATAACCTCGAGGTTCCACAACAAACGAACCAGCAAAGTGAATAGTCCTACACAGGttctctattttttttcttttttattgaAATTTCTGATAAAAAACTAAACTGGGCTTATGTTTTTGGATGATTTCTCTTAGAAATCGGACTGCTCGTGGATTGCCCATTCCACGACAGTTCCACCCTAACATACTCATGGCGCTCAGCGGGCCTGGTGTCCAGAGCCTGCAATTTTCCCGTTTTTTGGATCCACCACttcattattttattttcttattcCCAGCCCATCTGTATGCTTTCTTATTCCAAGCCCATCTGTTTGCATATGTACTAGCCCATTATCCTCTATTAACATTTTCTTATCTGTATGCCGCCTTTTTGGGTCAATAACAAACTTCCCCCCAAATCTTTATTGTTGTTCAAATTTTCCCCGCCCATATCCTTTAGCTCCTGATTTTTTGCTGTGACTGTAATCATATCACTATCACCAAGATTTTTGAAAACTGATTCCTTCTCTCTCATTACCGTCTTCCCCACCCCATTTCCGGCCACCGTAGATGTTGAATTCTCCTCTGTTGTTTCCCAACTACTTCTCTTATTACCATTCCTTAGTCATCTTGATCCAATAGCGGTCTTACTGTTTTTTCCCGGTGCTCGCAACCATGTACCATATGCCCGTACTAGTTCCTTCCCTGGGTTTGCATATACGATATCACAATCTCTCTTTGAATGTCCTAGCTTTCCACAGACAAAACAAAATGTGCACAACCTTTCATATTTAAAATTTACCCAAATCCATTCACCTCCTTCCCGTTTAATTTTCATGCGCCGTTTCAAAGATTTACTCACGTCTATTCTTACTCTGATGCGATAAAACTGTTTCCACAACCCATTAATATTTATCGGATCAGATTTAAGATATTTACCAATATAATTCCCAATACTATGAAGGATGGATTCTGATACAAACCCCTTAGGGAGATCATACACCTGCACCCATATGTCTGCTTCATTGAGTAGTATTTCTTGCAGATTATCCCCATCTTTTACTTGTATGCATATCAGCATCCCCTGCTCAAACGACCACGGT
Encoded here:
- the LOC141664598 gene encoding uncharacterized protein LOC141664598 → MNETPIDENVVESPVRPKDTKAAKRKGKGKAKSSAAEEYEKIKVDTCMRLDLMVYFNDLKQKEQMSDALGRKGLSPLQKCTAAIRMLAYEIGVDVVDDYVRIEWPTFVKTIPRPQGEKRKLFSKYQESRRKDVERAFGVLQSRFAILCGPARFWDRADLAKIMRACIILHNMIVEDERDTYATPFGPLPSYDDATNGLPPPNLGEEKLASYETYIQRNIQILDRQKHHQLQSDMVEHISSIHNSG
- the LOC141664599 gene encoding uncharacterized protein LOC141664599; this translates as MREKESVFKNLGDSDMITVTAKNQELKDMGGENLNNNKDLGGSYGGGLALMWRNEGVVEIKGSCSNYINFEVECEQIGRWRYTGFYGCPERTTRQKSWNILRELASKSQLPWCIVGDFNDMLFSFEKEGGRPHPNNFLIGFGEVIAECGLEDLGFTGGSFTWEKSQGTPGWIQERLDRDEWRGGKVKELKNKIKNCSWMMRKLRSRRDEYGVQKYNEARDEFLKLLERQEIYWKQRSKQFWLREGDHNTRFLHNYASGRKRNNHISKLRDKNGEWVESVQGIQSVIVEYFSEFFASTRVSGQLLDREELQRVTDEQNEKLMQPISSEEVKTTVFSMHADKAPGYDGLNPTFYQAY
- the LOC141664600 gene encoding uncharacterized protein LOC141664600, which codes for MQNVLASIWRPKEGVEIHDIGGMHYSFVFYHSLDVQKVLEGGPWSFEQGMLICIQVKDGDNLQEILLNEADIWVQVYDLPKGFVSESILHSIGNYIGKYLKSDPININGLWKQFYRIRVRIDVSKSLKRRMKIKREGGEWIWVNFKYERLCTFCFVCGKLGHSKRDCDIVYANPGKELVRAYGTWLRAPGKNSKTAIGSR